The Corallococcus macrosporus genome segment GTCTTCACGAAGGACGGCCGCAGGATGCCTTCGCGCACGCGCGAGGCGAGCAGCTCACGCGTCAGCATCGGGCGGGCCCTCCGGTTCCTGGTAGGCGCGGTGCTGCCTGCGCCGCTCGCTGATGCCGCTCTCCGCCGTCTGCGCGGAGCACACCTCGTACAGCAGGGCGCGCTTGCCGGGGCGCTTTCGCAGGATGCGGCCCAGGCGCTGCACGTGTTCGCGCACGCTGCCGCTGCCGCTGAGCACCACGCCCACGCGCGCTTCCGGCACGTCCACGCCCTCGTTGAGCACGCGGGACGTGAGCAGCACCGGCAGCTCCGCGCTGGCGAACGCGGCCAGCAGCGCCTTGCGCTCCGGCAACGGCGTGTGGTGCGTGAGCGCTGGCAGGAGCAGCCTGCGCGCCAGCGTGTAGACGGTCTCGTTGTCGTCCGTGAAGACGATGACGCGGTCCTCGCGGTGCTCCAGCAATATCTTCCAGAGCGCGTCCAGCTTGCCGCTGGAGGTGAGCGCGATGCGGCGCTGCTCGCGGTAGCCGCGGTACGCCGCGCGCCCCTCGTCGCTGCGCTGGCTCTGGGCCAGGAAGCGCGCCCAGCCCTCCGGCGACGCGAGCGGCACGCCCAGCCTGCGCACGAACGTGAGGTAGCGGCCCCGCGCCTCGTCGTAGCGCGTCTTCTCGTCGGGCGTCAGCGGCACCTCGATGCGGCGGACTTCATAGGGCGCCAGGTACTGGCCCTGGAGCTCGTCGATGCCGGTGCGGTGCACCAGCGGGCCCAACAGTTCTTCACAGACGCGCTCGCCGCCGTCCGCGCGCTCCAGCGTCGCGGTGAGCCCCAGCCGGTAGGGCGCGAGCGTCCCCTCCGCGATGAAGCGGTAGCTGGGCGCGGGCAGGTGGTGGCACTCGTCGCAGATGAGCAGGCCGAAGCGGTTGCCCGTGAACTCCATCTGCATCGCCGCGGAGTCGTACGTCGTCACCGTGAGCGTCTGCCGGTCGTTGACGCCGCCGCCCACCATGCCCACCGGGCCGGAGAAGTGCTTCGCCAGCACGCCCTGCCACTGCGCCATCAAATCCAACGTGGGCACCACCACCAGCGTGGGCCGCTTCACCCACGCGATGGCCAGCACCGCCAGCAGCGTCTTGCCCGCGCCGGTGGGCAGCTCCACCAGCCCCCGGCCCCCCGCGCGCGTCCAGGCCTCCAGCGCGGCGCGCTGGTGCGGGAACGGCTCGATGGGGACGGTGAGGGGCAGCTCCACCGGTTCGAAGCGCTTCGCGCGGTCCTCGTAGGGCAGCCCGCATTCACGCAGGCGCAGGACGACGTCGCGGTAGTGCAGCGCGGGGGCGCGGAAGACGCCCGTGCGCCCGTCCTTCTGGAAGAGCGCATGCAGGCGCTCATCGTCGGGCAGCGTCGGCGCCACCAGCGTGCCGCTGTCGTAGTGCAGCTCGGTGAGGGGGGAGGGCAGGGGCTCGATGGCGGAGGCTCGGGACGCGAGGGGAACCGACGTGGGGGGAGATGCGCGCGGGAAGGGAAGTAGCGGGTTGGAGGGCGCTCCGCCACTGTGGCCCGCACGGCGGGAGGAAACCACGGGCGCGGGCGGCTGGCTGCCTGGAGGCACTGCGAGCCCTTCCGCACGCGGGACGGATTGCTTTGTGGGGGGCCAGGGCGTTACCTGCTTCCCCCATGGCCTGGACCCGCCCCGCCGCTGCTCGCCGTGTTCCGCCCGCCGGCTGGAGGCCCGTGTCCTTCCGGGCGTCGCGCTGATGCGGGTCCTCGTCGTCAGTCCGCATCCGGCGTCCCGCGCGCTGCTCAGCCGCTTCCTGGACGCGGAGCCCGACGTGGAGGTGTCCGCCACCGGCGAGCCCGATGACGCCTTCGCCTCCATCAAGGAGAACAAGCCCGCGCTGGTGGTGGTGGACCTGCGCCGCCCGGACGAGGACCACCCGCTGTTCCTGGGCCTCTTGCGAAAGCGTCACCCGTCGCTGCCGGTCATCTCGCTGGTGCCCGGACGGCTGCGCATCTTCGACGGCCGCTCGGAGCGCGTGCGCGAAGCCCACGGCGACACCGCGGAGGCGCTGCACCACCTGATGGGCTCCGTGCTCCAGGCCACGCGCGACCTCTTGGCCCAGCACCTCTTGCGGATGTTGCGCCCGCCGGTGGGCCGGGCCTGAGGGCCTGGGGCTTTCGCGCGACTACAGGCGCAGCCGGTAGCCCACGGCCGCGAGCACCGCGCCCGCGTTCACGTCGCCGGTGGTGAGGAAGTCCACCGGGGCGAAGTGGTACTTCGCCTCCAGGAAGGCGCCGCCCGGACCCAGCGGCAGCTCCGCGCCCGCGAGCGCCTGGAAGCCGAGCCCGCCGCCGCTCTCCGACGCGGTGCTGTCGAACGACTCCACCGTCGCACGGTGCAGGTACAGGCCCGGGCCCGCGCCCACGTAGGGCGTGAGCGGCCCGAACGCGCGCGGGAAGCGGAACACGGCGGACAGCTGGATGGCCACCTCGCGCTCGGCGAGCGTGTACGGGGACTCGATGGGCTGGCCCAGGTTGTCCAACTGGGGCCCGCGCAGCGTCCCCGTCGTGGAGGGCCGGTGGTAGTTCACCTCCAGCACCAGCGCGAGCCGCCGCTGGAGCAGGGGCGTGACGTAGCCCACCTCGGCGCCCAGGAAGAGGTCGCCGCCCAGGGACGTGACGGGCTTGATGAAGCCTGCCTTGGGCGCGATGAAGAAGGGGCCTCCGTTGTCCTTCTTGGAGGAGGGAGCGGCGGCCAGCGCCGCGACCGCGAGCAGTGCGAGCGCGTTCATGGGGAGACAGTGAAGCCGGAGGACGCGGGGATGGTTCCGAAGGCGCCGCTGGGGTCCGCGACGATGAGCCCGTAGGTGCCGGGCACGACGCCGCCGGGGCACGCGGGGTCGGTGACGGGCCGCGGGTCGAAGCCGGAGCACGTGGGCACGGTGGCCTTGAGCTGCGTCGCGGAGACGAACTGCACGTCGTACAGCGGGATGTTCACCGTCTGGCCCGGGTCCGTCTTCACGGGCGCGACGAGGTACACCTCGTGGGTGCCGGGTGACGTGAAGGGCGTCGAGCCGGGGGACGTGGGGTTGGTCAGGGTGAGGGTGGTGTCGCTGGTGGCGGATCCGCTGCGCGGTGCCACGCCGAGGGCGCCCAGTTGCGCGTAGTCGACGGTGAGCGCCTGCGGCCGGGTGGTGGCGCAGCCCTCGGGGTTGGTGAGGGTGAGCGCGTAGGTGCCTTCGGGCGTCGCGGGGGGCACCTCGGTTTCGATGCGCGTGTCGGAGACGACGGCGAGGGTGAAGAGGGGCTGGTCCTCCTGGCCTTCACGCTGGAGGACGATGAGCGGCAGCGCGTCCGAGCGGAAGCCGCTGCCTTCGAGGATGAGTGGGCTGCCGGCGCTGTAGTGGAAGCCCTGGGGCGCGGTGACGTTCGTGATGACCGGCGGCGGCACGACGCGCAGGGCGTCCTCGAGCTCGGAGGTGCCGCCCAGGGGGTTGGTCACGGAGACGGTATAGGCGCCGGGGGGCAGCACGTTGGACGGCGTGCTGTCGCGGGTGGGCAGGTCCATCCGCATGAGCTCGGTGCGCGCGAAGAAGAGGTGGTCGGCGGGGAGCGTGTAGTCGCTCGGGCCGCTCAGCGAGACCTGGGGCAGCTCCACGGAGGGCGTGTCGGTGAGCGCGTCGCGGGGCACGGGGGTGAAGCGGCTGCCGATGAGCTCCAGGCGCCATCCCGCCGCGCCGCCACCGGCGTTGCAGACGCGCGCGGGGGTGACCAGCCGCTGCAGCGGATTGATGAGGCCCTCGAGCTTCGGGGTGGTGCCTTCGGTCGATTCGGAGCAGGCGACCAGGCTGAGCAGCGCGGCGGCGACTGGAAGGCGCACGGGTTCCTCCATCATCCCGTCAACAAGGCTGTCACACGTTAGGCCGGGGCCCCGAAGGGTCAGGAGTTTTTTCCGGCTCCGCGCCCACAGCCTGGCCCGTTCTTCCAGGCTGGATGGTTCAAGTGCTTGATATCAAAGGGGAATATCTCGGAGAGAAGCGTCGGCACGGCGAATGCTAAGGCTCTCCGGCATCAGGAACGGGCAGCACGGCGGGGGGGACGGAGTCGGTGGGGGGGAAGCCGCACTGCTTCGGGGGGAACAGGGCGGGACGGGCAGCAAGGCAGGACGGGGCAGGGCGGGACGGGGTTGGGGGAGCAAAGCAGGACGGGGCAGGGCGGGACGGGGCAGCAAGGGTTGAACGGGGCAGGACGGGCGGGACGGGGCAGCACGCAGGACGGGGTAGGGCGGGTCGGGGCAGCAAGGGTTGAACGGGGCAGTACGGGCAGGACGGGGTAGGGCGGGTCGGGGCAGTACGGGCGGGACGGGGTCGGGGCAGCAAAGGCAACACGGGGCAGTACGGGCGGGACGGGGTAGGGCGGGTCGGGGCAGCAAGGGCAACACGGGGCAGCACGGGCGGGACGGGGTTGGGGAAGTACGGGCGGGACGGGGTTGGGGCAGCACGCAGCACGGGCAGTACGGGCGGGACGGGGTTGGGGCAGCACGGGGCAGGACGGGCGGGACGGAGGAGGGGGACGCAACAGCAGCACGCAGCACGGATCAGCAGGCAGTGCGGTCGAGCAAGGCAGCAGGCAGCACGCAGGACGGGGGCTGGGCGGCGGGACGGGGCAGTGCGCAGTTTGGGGGAGTCCGGCAAAGCGGTCGTGGTCGCCGGACGGGAGACGTGAAGGGCAGTGAATCAAGACGTGGCGGTGCGAGCGCTTCGCGATCCAGCCGACGGCGGTATCCGGCGACGCGACAGTCAGCACCGGACGTGTGGCGGTGGCGGGTGTGGAGTGGCGGGTCGGGGGGAGCAACACGCAGCCGGGTCTCGAGGAGGGAGCGCTCCCGGGATCCGGCGTACCTCGCAAATCTCATCGCGCAGGGGCGCGATGTCTGGAACGGGGAGAAGCCTCATGGGAGCGGTGTCCATCGTCACCGCGGCGGTAGCGGTCCTGGCTGCTCACGCGGCCATGGCTCAGACTGCACAGCGGGTGCAGTTGCCGCAGGCTCAAGTGCAACAGGGGGAAGCCCGTCGTCGCATGAATGATCCGGAGCGGCTGGCGCCCTTCGGTCTGATGCTCGACGCGGGCATGCCCGAAGGGGCGGGCCTCTCCGGCGTCATCCGCCCCTCGCCGCACCTGCGGCTGCACATCGGTGGCGCGCACAACGGGCTGCGAGGCGCCCTGCGCGCGGGCCTCACGCTGCTCCCGCTCAGGGGCAAGTTCTCGCCCTCGTTCTCATGGGAGTTCGGGCACGCGCAGGCCGCGAGCATGAAGACGCTGAACCAGCGGCTCGGGGATCGCACGCAGCTGCCCGCCTCCTCCATGGAGCGCGTGGGCTACACGTACTTCAGCACGCACCTGGGCCTGGAGTTCAACGCCACCCGGCGCCTGAGCTTCTTCGTGCGCGGCGGCATGAGCGTCATGGAGATGGACGTCCCCAGCCTCCAGAAGCTGGATGAGCCCTTCCGCGACTCGCTGTCTCCCG includes the following:
- a CDS encoding DEAD/DEAH box helicase, translated to MPSPLTELHYDSGTLVAPTLPDDERLHALFQKDGRTGVFRAPALHYRDVVLRLRECGLPYEDRAKRFEPVELPLTVPIEPFPHQRAALEAWTRAGGRGLVELPTGAGKTLLAVLAIAWVKRPTLVVVPTLDLMAQWQGVLAKHFSGPVGMVGGGVNDRQTLTVTTYDSAAMQMEFTGNRFGLLICDECHHLPAPSYRFIAEGTLAPYRLGLTATLERADGGERVCEELLGPLVHRTGIDELQGQYLAPYEVRRIEVPLTPDEKTRYDEARGRYLTFVRRLGVPLASPEGWARFLAQSQRSDEGRAAYRGYREQRRIALTSSGKLDALWKILLEHREDRVIVFTDDNETVYTLARRLLLPALTHHTPLPERKALLAAFASAELPVLLTSRVLNEGVDVPEARVGVVLSGSGSVREHVQRLGRILRKRPGKRALLYEVCSAQTAESGISERRRQHRAYQEPEGPPDADA
- a CDS encoding response regulator, with amino-acid sequence MMRVLVVSPHPASRALLSRFLDAEPDVEVSATGEPDDAFASIKENKPALVVVDLRRPDEDHPLFLGLLRKRHPSLPVISLVPGRLRIFDGRSERVREAHGDTAEALHHLMGSVLQATRDLLAQHLLRMLRPPVGRA
- a CDS encoding outer membrane beta-barrel protein, with product MNALALLAVAALAAAPSSKKDNGGPFFIAPKAGFIKPVTSLGGDLFLGAEVGYVTPLLQRRLALVLEVNYHRPSTTGTLRGPQLDNLGQPIESPYTLAEREVAIQLSAVFRFPRAFGPLTPYVGAGPGLYLHRATVESFDSTASESGGGLGFQALAGAELPLGPGGAFLEAKYHFAPVDFLTTGDVNAGAVLAAVGYRLRL